In Streptomyces sp. NBC_00704, a genomic segment contains:
- a CDS encoding helix-turn-helix domain-containing protein — translation MAERDEPEIVGRRVQRLRVERGLTQRQLAEPTYTPAYVSTLEAGRVRPSDEALRHIAGRLGVDVEELATGRPARLVTDLRLRLTEAQRALATGEAEEANRQYTALLAEAEEHGLAAEEATALLGLGECGIDAGDLDAARSCFERAERRLADAPLPARVPALRGRAVAHYLAGELRYAVYLLESTLDELNRGGLHDPDALLLLYASVIGPYMDMGAAARAAQAAEFALALAPRAGDPALVARMHRSVARTLLAEGRLAEADASLAKAAELYRQLQLRTELANCHWMRGYVYAQNGELRRAEEELRQAQTMLSVQRAALYSSQVAVELADVLHRRGKSQEAAALLHGVLGDLSSERGAVHAAGAHRLLGIIAEDARDTEAAEEHYVRALSLLERAGAAGDLADLCRMLGDLLRRTGRVEAALDAYRTGLGHRTAPGSTTLGPAPAQPPL, via the coding sequence GTGGCGGAGCGGGACGAACCGGAAATCGTCGGGCGCCGGGTGCAGCGGCTGCGCGTCGAACGGGGGCTCACCCAGCGGCAGCTCGCCGAGCCCACCTACACCCCCGCCTACGTCTCCACGCTGGAGGCCGGCCGGGTGCGGCCCTCCGACGAGGCGCTCCGGCACATCGCCGGCCGGCTCGGCGTCGACGTCGAGGAACTGGCCACCGGGCGGCCCGCCCGGCTCGTCACCGACCTGCGGCTGCGCCTCACCGAGGCCCAGCGGGCGCTGGCCACCGGGGAGGCCGAGGAGGCGAACCGGCAGTACACCGCGCTGCTCGCGGAGGCCGAGGAGCACGGGCTGGCCGCGGAGGAGGCCACCGCGCTGCTCGGCCTCGGGGAGTGCGGCATCGACGCGGGAGACCTCGACGCGGCCCGGAGCTGCTTCGAGCGGGCCGAACGGCGGCTCGCGGACGCCCCGCTGCCGGCCCGTGTCCCCGCCCTGCGCGGCCGGGCCGTCGCCCATTACCTCGCGGGCGAACTCCGGTACGCCGTCTACCTGCTGGAGTCCACCCTCGACGAGCTGAACCGGGGCGGGCTGCACGACCCCGACGCGCTGCTGCTGCTGTACGCCTCCGTCATCGGCCCCTACATGGACATGGGGGCGGCGGCCCGCGCCGCGCAGGCGGCCGAGTTCGCCCTGGCCCTGGCGCCCCGGGCGGGCGATCCGGCGCTCGTGGCGCGGATGCACCGGTCCGTGGCCCGGACGCTCCTCGCCGAGGGCCGGCTCGCGGAGGCCGACGCCTCGCTGGCCAAGGCCGCCGAGCTGTACCGCCAGTTGCAGTTGCGCACCGAGCTGGCCAACTGCCACTGGATGCGCGGCTACGTCTACGCCCAGAACGGCGAACTGCGTCGCGCGGAGGAGGAGTTGAGGCAGGCGCAGACCATGCTCTCCGTGCAGCGCGCCGCCCTCTACAGCAGTCAGGTCGCCGTCGAGCTGGCCGACGTGCTGCACCGGCGGGGCAAGTCGCAGGAGGCGGCCGCGCTGCTGCACGGGGTCCTGGGGGACCTGTCCTCCGAGCGGGGGGCCGTGCACGCGGCCGGCGCCCACCGGCTGCTCGGCATCATCGCCGAGGACGCCCGGGACACGGAGGCGGCCGAGGAGCACTACGTGCGGGCGCTCAGTCTGCTGGAGCGGGCGGGGGCGGCGGGCGACCTCGCCGATCTGTGCCGGATGCTGGGCGACCTGCTGCGGCGCACCGGGCGGGTCGAGGCGGCGCTGGACGCGTACCGCACGGGCCTCGGGCACCGCACGGCGCCGGGTTCCACGACCCTCGGCCCGGCCCCGGCCCAGCCTCCGCTGTAG
- a CDS encoding nucleoside hydrolase, translated as MTEQPIPVIIDCDTGVDDALALLFAVRHPGLDLRAVTCVAGNTDVDGVVRNTLTVLEQAGAGDVPVARGAERPLIEPLRVARHVHGADGMGDLGLPAPARRPVDVDAVTLLRREILASPRPVTLIPTAPLTNIALLLRTHPEVTGNIERIVFMGGAVTTGNATPVAEFNVWHDPEAAAVLLTAGVPITMYGLDVFKRVLVPGADVARLRASAQPRLRLAGELLAHRDPATSGDPTPTGGLGDAGAVCAVADPAGLTTRALPVEVSLAPGPARGQTVVDRRPRPGESEIHEGVREQALVDVALDVDVERYVKLWLTTVEGD; from the coding sequence GTGACCGAGCAGCCCATTCCCGTGATCATCGACTGCGACACGGGCGTCGACGACGCCCTGGCCCTGCTGTTCGCCGTGCGCCATCCCGGGCTGGACCTGCGGGCCGTGACCTGCGTGGCGGGCAACACGGACGTGGACGGGGTGGTCCGCAACACGCTGACCGTCCTGGAGCAGGCGGGCGCGGGCGACGTCCCGGTCGCGCGCGGCGCGGAACGCCCGCTGATCGAGCCGCTGCGCGTGGCCCGGCATGTGCACGGCGCCGACGGCATGGGCGACCTGGGCCTGCCCGCTCCGGCCCGCCGCCCGGTCGACGTGGACGCGGTGACCCTGCTGCGCCGCGAGATCCTCGCCTCCCCGCGCCCGGTCACCCTGATCCCCACCGCCCCGCTGACGAACATCGCCCTGCTGCTGCGCACCCACCCGGAGGTGACCGGCAACATCGAGCGGATCGTGTTCATGGGCGGCGCGGTGACGACGGGGAACGCCACGCCGGTCGCGGAGTTCAACGTGTGGCACGACCCGGAGGCGGCGGCGGTCCTGCTCACCGCGGGCGTGCCGATCACGATGTACGGGTTGGACGTGTTCAAGCGGGTGCTGGTCCCGGGGGCGGACGTGGCGCGGCTGCGGGCGAGTGCGCAGCCGCGGCTGCGGCTGGCCGGGGAGCTGCTCGCCCACCGCGATCCGGCGACCTCGGGCGATCCCACGCCGACCGGCGGTCTCGGCGACGCGGGTGCGGTCTGCGCGGTGGCCGACCCGGCGGGCCTGACCACGCGGGCGCTCCCGGTGGAGGTCAGTCTCGCTCCCGGTCCGGCCCGGGGTCAGACGGTCGTCGACCGCCGTCCGCGCCCCGGCGAGTCCGAGATCCACGAGGGCGTGCGCGAACAGGCCCTGGTGGACGTGGCGTTGGACGTGGACGTCGAGCGCTACGTGAAGCTGTGGCTGACGACGGTCGAGGGCGACTGA
- a CDS encoding LAETG motif-containing sortase-dependent surface protein, which translates to MSIARRVTVRRLLGAGAASLTLCAASAAAAPVAFAGTGTPGGDGWKSGGQYLPGTGAGTETGTDRCEFSLDGKHFQASVRVDDQNLRPTEDGKVHITVRAAGDASTCTASLASYLAHGSSFRTSGEQVFVDFDSVTVKAGQTDALDIAVPDAGCFAQIDLYRGAVKFDGKTDAKDGFVHGDLPKGPDRPVIKDKLIAAWNGGAKDCTVVEQPPASPPAPSGSPSGTPSGTPSTPASTPSTPSDGDSDSASPSPSTSAGDSPTPTPSASESTPAPAPTPDGGGGGLAETGASSKTPLIAGGAAALLAGGAAIVVATRRRKDARA; encoded by the coding sequence ATGTCCATAGCGAGACGAGTCACCGTACGCCGACTGCTGGGGGCGGGCGCCGCTTCGCTCACCCTCTGCGCCGCCTCCGCGGCCGCCGCCCCGGTCGCCTTCGCCGGCACCGGGACGCCCGGCGGCGACGGCTGGAAGTCCGGCGGCCAGTACCTGCCGGGCACCGGCGCGGGCACCGAGACGGGGACCGACCGCTGCGAGTTCTCCCTCGACGGCAAGCACTTCCAGGCCTCCGTCCGGGTCGACGACCAGAACCTGCGCCCCACCGAGGACGGCAAGGTCCACATCACGGTCCGCGCCGCCGGCGACGCCTCGACGTGCACCGCCTCCCTCGCCTCCTACCTCGCCCACGGCTCCAGTTTCCGCACCTCCGGCGAGCAGGTCTTCGTCGACTTCGACAGCGTGACGGTCAAGGCCGGCCAGACCGACGCCCTCGACATCGCGGTGCCCGACGCGGGCTGCTTCGCGCAGATCGACCTCTACCGGGGCGCGGTCAAGTTCGACGGCAAGACCGACGCGAAGGACGGCTTCGTCCACGGCGACCTGCCCAAGGGCCCGGACCGCCCGGTCATCAAGGACAAGCTGATCGCAGCCTGGAACGGCGGCGCGAAGGACTGCACCGTCGTCGAGCAGCCCCCGGCGAGCCCGCCCGCGCCGTCGGGCAGCCCGTCCGGCACCCCCTCGGGCACGCCGTCGACCCCGGCGAGCACGCCGTCCACCCCGTCGGACGGCGACAGCGACAGCGCCTCGCCGTCGCCGTCCACGTCCGCCGGCGACTCCCCGACCCCGACTCCGTCCGCCTCCGAGTCGACGCCCGCCCCGGCCCCCACCCCCGACGGCGGCGGTGGCGGCCTCGCGGAGACGGGCGCCAGCAGCAAGACGCCCCTGATCGCGGGCGGCGCCGCGGCCCTGCTCGCGGGCGGCGCGGCGATCGTCGTCGCCACCCGACGCCGCAAGGACGCCCGCGCCTGA
- a CDS encoding glycoside hydrolase family 13 protein, whose product MAFVTDFSSHRSDWWRQAVVYQVYPRSFADADGDGLGDLRGVADRLHHLAALGVDALWLSPFYPSELADGGYDVIDHRDVDPRLGDLADFDAMAAEAHRLGLKVIVDVVPNHTSHRHAWFREALAAGPRSPARERYVFRDGRGPGGALPPTDWQSVFGGSAWQRVPDGQWYLHLFAREQPDLNWDRPEVREDFRTTLRFWADRGVDGFRVDVAHALAKDLVEPLRDLGMPEAAGEQALDRMPPGAHPFYDRDEVHEIYRDWRRLFDTYSPPRTAVAEAWVPGARRALYARPDELDQAFNFEYLQAGWDAEEIRAVITDSLAGARAVGASATWVLSNHDVVRHASRLMLPPGTDLDAWLLSGGRAPRVDERAGLRRARAATLLMLALPGSSYLYQGEELGLPEVADLPVEVLQDPVWEQTGRVRKGRDGCRVPLPWTTRGPSYGFGAAGAWLPQPPGFARYAVAAQDGVAGSTLELYRTALRLRRKLLEGEELVWEPASPPGVLSFARHDGWRCVANLSGAAVPSPPGEVLLSSVPLGDDGVLPPDTTVWLA is encoded by the coding sequence ATGGCGTTCGTGACCGACTTCTCCTCCCACCGCTCCGACTGGTGGCGCCAGGCCGTCGTCTACCAGGTGTATCCCCGCAGCTTCGCCGACGCCGACGGCGACGGGCTCGGCGATCTGCGCGGGGTCGCCGACCGGCTGCACCATCTGGCCGCCCTCGGCGTGGACGCCCTCTGGCTCTCGCCGTTCTACCCCTCCGAACTCGCCGACGGCGGCTATGACGTCATCGACCACCGGGACGTCGATCCCCGGCTCGGCGACCTGGCCGACTTCGACGCGATGGCCGCCGAGGCCCACCGGCTGGGCCTGAAGGTGATCGTCGACGTCGTCCCCAACCACACCTCCCACCGGCACGCCTGGTTCCGGGAGGCGCTGGCCGCCGGTCCCCGCTCCCCGGCCCGGGAGCGCTACGTCTTCCGTGACGGGCGCGGTCCGGGCGGCGCGCTGCCGCCCACCGACTGGCAGTCGGTGTTCGGCGGCAGCGCCTGGCAGCGGGTCCCCGACGGGCAGTGGTACCTCCACCTGTTCGCGCGCGAGCAGCCGGACCTGAACTGGGACCGTCCGGAGGTCCGCGAGGACTTCCGCACCACGCTGCGCTTCTGGGCCGACCGGGGCGTCGACGGCTTCCGCGTCGACGTGGCGCACGCGCTCGCCAAGGACCTCGTCGAGCCCCTGCGCGACCTGGGCATGCCGGAAGCGGCCGGGGAGCAGGCCCTCGACCGGATGCCGCCGGGCGCCCACCCCTTCTACGACCGCGACGAGGTCCACGAGATCTACCGCGACTGGCGCCGCCTCTTCGACACGTACTCCCCGCCCCGCACGGCGGTCGCGGAGGCCTGGGTGCCGGGCGCGCGACGGGCCCTGTACGCCCGTCCCGACGAACTCGACCAGGCCTTCAACTTCGAGTACCTGCAAGCGGGTTGGGATGCGGAGGAGATCAGGGCGGTCATCACGGACTCGCTGGCCGGCGCGCGGGCCGTCGGCGCCTCGGCCACCTGGGTCCTGTCCAACCACGACGTCGTGCGGCACGCCTCGCGGCTCATGCTCCCGCCGGGCACGGACCTCGACGCCTGGCTGCTGTCGGGCGGCCGCGCGCCGCGCGTCGACGAGCGGGCCGGTCTGCGCCGGGCCCGCGCGGCGACGCTGCTGATGCTGGCGCTGCCCGGATCGTCGTATCTGTACCAGGGCGAGGAGCTGGGCCTGCCGGAGGTGGCCGACCTGCCCGTGGAGGTGCTCCAGGATCCGGTGTGGGAGCAGACCGGCCGGGTCCGCAAGGGCCGCGACGGCTGCCGGGTGCCGCTGCCGTGGACGACGCGGGGCCCGTCGTACGGGTTCGGCGCGGCCGGCGCGTGGCTGCCGCAGCCGCCGGGCTTCGCGCGGTACGCCGTCGCCGCGCAGGACGGCGTGGCGGGCTCCACCCTGGAGCTGTACCGCACGGCGCTGCGGCTGCGGCGCAAGCTGCTGGAAGGCGAGGAACTCGTCTGGGAGCCGGCGTCCCCGCCGGGCGTGCTGTCCTTCGCCCGCCACGACGGCTGGCGGTGCGTGGCCAACCTGTCCGGCGCGGCCGTGCCGTCGCCGCCCGGGGAGGTGCTGCTGAGCAGCGTCCCCCTCGGCGACGACGGTGTGCTGCCGCCGGACACGACGGTCTGGCTGGCGTGA
- a CDS encoding DUF4142 domain-containing protein: MGTLFVGGALTLTLSALAYPSMLGLDTVSTSTDRVIANTQWGPLTEGDRDFVVKVRAAGLWEYPLGQLGLQKSQTPAVRTASNHLIDGHGALDTSCRKIAPMLNITLPNVASPQQEGFVTQLKAESGKQFDSDFANILRMTHGSIFNTIAKIRSTTKNTLVRALADQANDTVLDHITVMEKTGLVDFDTTLFNQTTPPKLPKSDLTPPVPPAGQPMIILPPPPTATSTPLDLGAAVSGTGNQ, from the coding sequence ATGGGAACCCTGTTCGTCGGGGGTGCGCTGACGCTCACGCTCAGCGCGCTCGCGTACCCGTCGATGCTCGGACTTGACACCGTCTCCACCTCGACGGACCGGGTGATCGCCAACACCCAGTGGGGGCCGCTGACCGAGGGCGACCGCGACTTCGTCGTCAAGGTGCGGGCCGCCGGACTCTGGGAGTACCCGCTGGGCCAGCTCGGGCTCCAGAAGAGCCAGACGCCGGCCGTGCGCACCGCGAGCAACCACCTGATCGACGGTCACGGAGCGCTGGACACCAGCTGCCGCAAGATCGCGCCGATGCTGAACATCACGCTGCCCAACGTGGCCAGCCCCCAGCAGGAGGGCTTCGTCACGCAGCTGAAGGCGGAGAGCGGCAAGCAGTTCGACAGCGACTTCGCCAACATCCTGCGCATGACGCACGGCTCGATCTTCAACACGATCGCCAAGATCCGGTCCACCACCAAGAACACGCTGGTCCGGGCGCTCGCCGACCAGGCCAACGACACCGTGCTGGACCACATCACGGTCATGGAGAAGACCGGCCTGGTGGACTTCGACACCACGCTGTTCAACCAGACCACGCCGCCCAAGCTGCCCAAGTCGGACCTGACGCCCCCGGTCCCGCCCGCCGGCCAGCCCATGATCATCCTCCCCCCGCCGCCCACCGCCACCTCCACCCCGCTGGACCTCGGCGCGGCCGTGAGCGGCACCGGGAACCAGTAG
- a CDS encoding DUF6445 family protein, with protein sequence MSMPQRPHRPARAAATLPVLPYRKPTKGRDYWVLDDVFPEADAAAIRERCLARDDWVKGHPYTSESWPGLRTMPGLESAELARVEGLVRKATGARRLWVQQTPGGGTLNHNCVQVVGEGEGSPRPHSDSRALCRYAAVLYLNPAVPKDCGTSFHRQSLPGGRLGGNVVQAPHNNLVEALGTRFVAPDAFEEDVRVPHRPNRLLLYHANLVHSASRYCGTTLEEKRMTAVFFWMA encoded by the coding sequence ATGTCCATGCCACAGCGGCCCCACCGGCCCGCGAGGGCTGCCGCCACGCTCCCGGTCCTGCCCTACCGCAAGCCCACCAAGGGCCGTGACTACTGGGTGCTCGACGACGTCTTCCCCGAGGCGGACGCCGCGGCGATCCGGGAGCGCTGTCTCGCCAGGGACGACTGGGTCAAGGGCCACCCCTACACGTCGGAGAGCTGGCCCGGACTGCGCACCATGCCCGGACTGGAGTCCGCCGAACTCGCGCGTGTGGAGGGACTGGTGAGGAAGGCGACCGGGGCGCGCCGGCTGTGGGTGCAGCAGACGCCGGGCGGCGGCACCCTGAACCACAACTGCGTGCAGGTCGTGGGCGAGGGGGAGGGCTCGCCGCGTCCGCACTCCGACTCGCGGGCGCTGTGCCGGTACGCGGCCGTGCTCTACCTCAACCCCGCCGTCCCCAAGGACTGCGGAACGAGTTTCCACCGGCAGTCCCTGCCGGGAGGCCGGCTCGGCGGCAACGTCGTCCAGGCGCCGCACAACAACCTCGTCGAGGCCCTCGGCACCCGCTTCGTCGCGCCGGACGCCTTCGAGGAGGACGTGCGCGTGCCCCACAGGCCCAACCGGCTGCTCCTCTACCACGCCAACCTCGTGCACAGCGCGTCCCGTTACTGCGGCACGACGCTGGAGGAGAAGCGGATGACGGCCGTCTTCTTCTGGATGGCCTGA
- a CDS encoding DUF7144 family membrane protein produces MSDQPHAQPSHGSPVWDPSHQGTGTPPDRPAQRGSGAGLAAGGVVFAGVIMFVSGVLAAFQGIAAIARDDVYARIGTYVYELNLEGWGWVLLAVGVVAAVTGWGLLTGAVWARVSGIALASLSLVLQFLFLPYAPFWAVIQIALDVFVIWALASYDPAASPGR; encoded by the coding sequence ATGAGCGACCAGCCGCACGCACAGCCGTCGCACGGGTCACCGGTCTGGGACCCCTCGCACCAGGGCACCGGCACGCCCCCCGACCGGCCCGCGCAACGAGGGTCGGGCGCGGGGCTGGCGGCCGGCGGGGTCGTCTTCGCGGGCGTGATCATGTTCGTGAGCGGGGTCCTCGCCGCGTTCCAGGGCATCGCGGCGATCGCCCGTGACGACGTGTACGCGCGGATCGGCACCTACGTCTACGAGCTGAACCTCGAAGGCTGGGGGTGGGTCCTGCTGGCCGTGGGCGTCGTGGCCGCGGTGACCGGCTGGGGCCTGCTCACGGGCGCCGTGTGGGCCCGCGTCAGCGGCATCGCCCTGGCCTCCCTGAGCCTGGTCCTGCAATTTCTGTTCCTGCCGTACGCGCCGTTCTGGGCGGTCATCCAGATCGCCCTCGACGTCTTCGTCATCTGGGCGCTGGCCTCGTACGACCCCGCCGCCTCACCGGGCCGGTGA
- a CDS encoding M23 family metallopeptidase produces MGREHHACHQRTRARLRTAAGSALLALLLLALAVAPASAEEPGNGMSGGNGVGRGFHGGAARAVRAHEQARARVDRLREADARPERIAEAERHREALRSALWDRLRAGAREAADPVAVDPSGRRGHCPFGDRSRATELRARPWTAPARRYWLSAGFAAKGSRWAHRHTGQDFAVDSGTPVYAVGSGVVRITTCGDGFGNQVLVRHGDGYFTQYAHLSRIDVRRGQHVTAGQRIGLSGATGNVTGPHLHFEVRITPYAGSAVPPLPWLRRKEVRVSGTPVT; encoded by the coding sequence ATGGGACGAGAACACCACGCGTGTCATCAGCGGACGCGGGCGCGCCTGCGCACCGCGGCCGGCTCCGCCCTGCTCGCCCTCCTCCTGCTCGCCCTCGCCGTCGCGCCCGCGAGCGCCGAGGAGCCGGGGAACGGCATGAGCGGCGGGAACGGCGTCGGCCGGGGATTCCACGGCGGCGCGGCCCGTGCCGTGCGCGCGCACGAGCAGGCCCGCGCGCGCGTCGACCGGCTGCGCGAGGCCGACGCCCGGCCCGAGCGGATCGCGGAGGCCGAACGCCACCGCGAGGCGCTGCGCTCCGCGTTGTGGGACCGGCTGCGGGCCGGGGCGAGGGAGGCCGCCGACCCGGTCGCCGTCGATCCGTCGGGACGGCGCGGCCACTGCCCGTTCGGCGACCGCAGCCGCGCGACCGAGCTGCGCGCCCGCCCCTGGACCGCCCCGGCCCGTCGCTACTGGCTGTCCGCGGGCTTCGCCGCCAAGGGCTCGCGCTGGGCCCACCGGCACACCGGCCAGGACTTCGCCGTGGACTCCGGCACCCCCGTGTACGCCGTGGGCTCCGGCGTCGTCCGCATCACGACCTGCGGCGACGGCTTCGGCAACCAGGTCCTGGTCCGCCACGGCGACGGCTACTTCACCCAGTACGCGCATCTGTCCCGCATCGACGTGCGCAGGGGCCAGCACGTGACCGCCGGTCAGCGCATCGGCCTCTCCGGCGCGACCGGCAACGTCACCGGCCCGCATCTGCACTTCGAGGTCCGCATCACCCCGTACGCAGGCTCCGCCGTGCCGCCCCTGCCCTGGCTGCGCCGCAAGGAGGTCCGGGTCTCGGGCACGCCGGTGACCTGA
- a CDS encoding glycoside hydrolase family 26 protein: MTALLAALALLAGPACVPLGRGAGAPPGAFGAYVGYDDAGVRRTAGLDAWLGPATPRVGHAYLPGDRWSNIEGAPGYLEHWARWRRERADRMFVLNVPMLERTEDHVPDSVVREELRRGARGDYDGHFRALARRLAGLGTPDAVLVLGWEMNGVTYTHRCGPDPGAWKRYWVRIVDAMRSVAGPEAFRFEFTPSRGRDAVPWTACYPGDRYVDVVGMDAYDQPHGMSFEEQVAEPYGLAAHVRFARAHGKPVSYPEWGLYRNGDDPEYVRGMLDWFAEHRPLYQTITDYCPHGVWRCARNPRSSAVYRALIAGPSG, from the coding sequence CTGACGGCGCTGCTCGCCGCTCTCGCGCTGCTCGCCGGGCCCGCCTGCGTCCCGCTCGGGCGGGGCGCCGGGGCGCCGCCGGGGGCGTTCGGGGCGTACGTCGGGTACGACGACGCCGGCGTGCGGCGGACGGCCGGGCTCGACGCCTGGCTGGGACCGGCCACGCCGCGGGTGGGGCACGCCTATCTGCCGGGGGACCGGTGGAGCAACATCGAGGGCGCGCCCGGCTACCTGGAGCACTGGGCGCGGTGGCGGCGGGAGCGCGCCGACCGGATGTTCGTCCTGAACGTGCCGATGCTGGAGCGGACCGAGGACCACGTGCCGGACTCCGTGGTGCGCGAGGAGCTGCGCAGAGGGGCGCGCGGCGACTACGACGGGCACTTCCGGGCGCTGGCCCGGCGGCTGGCCGGGCTCGGGACGCCGGACGCCGTGCTGGTGCTGGGATGGGAGATGAACGGGGTCACCTACACCCACCGCTGCGGACCCGATCCGGGGGCCTGGAAGCGGTACTGGGTCCGGATCGTCGACGCCATGCGGTCCGTGGCCGGCCCGGAGGCGTTCCGGTTCGAGTTCACGCCCAGCCGCGGCCGGGACGCCGTCCCGTGGACCGCCTGCTATCCCGGCGACCGGTACGTCGACGTCGTCGGCATGGACGCCTACGACCAGCCGCACGGCATGTCCTTCGAGGAGCAGGTCGCCGAGCCGTACGGTCTCGCCGCGCATGTGCGGTTCGCGCGGGCCCACGGCAAGCCGGTGTCGTACCCGGAGTGGGGGCTGTACCGCAACGGCGACGATCCGGAGTACGTGCGCGGGATGCTGGACTGGTTCGCCGAGCACCGGCCGCTCTACCAGACCATCACCGACTACTGCCCGCACGGCGTGTGGCGCTGTGCCCGCAATCCACGGTCCTCGGCCGTCTACCGCGCGCTGATCGCTGGTCCGTCCGGCTGA
- a CDS encoding LCP family protein, with protein MGGSRRRGSGGRTGGGAGSGGTRLTRRGRVVAWGAGVTAVVLLGAGGTGAWIYYDLNNNIKSADVDDKLGGDRPVNLSPGSKNIMIVGSDTREGANAKYGKDLTTMQSDTLMVLHLPADRKWASVVSFPRDSWVEIPGCQKGDGSSSSPHHFKINEAFAIGGSTGKVAEAAACTIKTVESNTGLRIDHFMTVDFSGFKGMVDALDGIEVCPKQAIHDEKAHLDLEAGCQTVRGEKALGYVRTRYSVGDGSDIGRIGRQQEFMDALAKKAKSKLGNPDAMYGFLKSITKSLTTDPDIAGIQPLYGLADELKGIPSDRLAFLTVPNYGRVADQPTDKANVVWQYPQAADLFTSLAKDKEVTKAQLDASKKNVVYASSVRVRVLNGTGVSGRAAAVAEKLRKAGYTVVGTGNAPGGTVARTTVTYPAGLDAQAAVLASRLPGLRATADGSAAAGAVTLVVGPELKVENVA; from the coding sequence ATGGGCGGATCGAGAAGGCGTGGGAGCGGCGGCAGGACGGGCGGCGGCGCCGGATCCGGCGGGACGCGGCTCACCCGCCGTGGGCGGGTCGTGGCGTGGGGCGCGGGCGTGACGGCCGTGGTCCTCCTCGGGGCGGGCGGGACCGGGGCGTGGATCTACTACGACCTCAACAACAACATCAAGTCCGCCGACGTGGACGACAAGCTGGGCGGCGACCGGCCGGTCAACCTCAGCCCCGGCTCGAAGAACATCATGATCGTCGGGTCGGACACCCGTGAGGGCGCGAACGCCAAGTACGGCAAGGACCTGACCACCATGCAGTCGGACACGCTGATGGTGCTGCACCTTCCGGCCGACCGTAAGTGGGCCTCGGTGGTGTCCTTCCCGCGCGACTCGTGGGTGGAGATACCCGGCTGCCAGAAGGGCGACGGCAGTTCGTCCTCGCCGCACCACTTCAAGATCAACGAGGCGTTCGCGATCGGCGGCAGCACCGGCAAGGTCGCCGAGGCAGCCGCCTGCACCATCAAGACCGTCGAGTCCAACACGGGCCTGCGCATCGACCACTTCATGACGGTCGACTTCTCCGGGTTCAAGGGCATGGTGGACGCGCTGGACGGCATCGAGGTCTGCCCGAAGCAGGCCATCCACGACGAGAAGGCCCACCTCGACCTGGAGGCGGGCTGCCAGACCGTCAGGGGCGAGAAGGCCCTCGGCTACGTCCGCACCCGCTACAGCGTGGGCGACGGCTCCGACATCGGCCGCATCGGCCGGCAGCAGGAGTTCATGGACGCGCTGGCCAAGAAGGCCAAGTCCAAGCTCGGCAACCCGGACGCGATGTACGGCTTCCTGAAGTCGATCACCAAGTCCCTGACGACCGACCCCGACATCGCGGGCATCCAGCCGCTGTACGGGCTCGCCGACGAACTCAAGGGCATCCCGAGCGACCGCCTCGCCTTCCTCACCGTCCCCAACTACGGGCGGGTGGCCGACCAGCCCACCGACAAGGCCAACGTCGTCTGGCAGTACCCGCAGGCGGCCGACCTGTTCACCTCCCTGGCCAAGGACAAGGAGGTCACCAAGGCGCAGCTGGACGCGTCGAAGAAGAACGTGGTGTACGCCTCGTCCGTCAGGGTGCGGGTCCTCAACGGCACGGGCGTCTCCGGGCGCGCCGCGGCCGTCGCCGAGAAGCTGCGGAAGGCCGGCTACACCGTCGTCGGGACGGGCAACGCGCCCGGCGGCACGGTCGCCCGGACGACGGTGACCTATCCCGCGGGCCTCGACGCCCAGGCCGCCGTCCTCGCCTCCCGGCTGCCCGGTCTGCGGGCCACGGCGGACGGATCGGCCGCCGCGGGCGCGGTCACCCTGGTCGTCGGGCCGGAGCTGAAGGTCGAGAACGTCGCCTGA